The Dysidea avara chromosome 13, odDysAvar1.4, whole genome shotgun sequence genome includes a region encoding these proteins:
- the LOC136243257 gene encoding snurportin-1-like: protein MDELILKLGGDQLAVSQEPNTTTVPHPRYSQFKQKSEGFGDQAHRRRQLLKLQQEKRQQTFFQARGIIEGEIFEEDDDMDGGNGEDEIDAGKAPPVAAIAAGTLPTKKKSKRKRITNPYKNQLMLSEWMVDVPEDLATDWLMVVCPVGKRSMVVAARGTSVAYSRSGYCLNCFPSYLPGGNRRVDNCLGDSTIVDCIFDDPTQTYYVLDIMCWRSHPVCDSEAQFRRYWLQTKLAEEGHRAQEVCRVNPLKFLPLQHFACDKDTLQKLFAEPWPQFKVDGLLFFHKKSLYMNRRSPLVLWLKVNMVQDILGVPVSQDFLQSADLSGPTSINTNQMES from the coding sequence ATGGATGAACTGATATTGAAGTTGGGCGGGGACCAGTTGGCTGTCAGTCAAGAGCCAAACACCACGACAGTTCCTCACCCGAGGTACTCACAGTTCAAACAAAAGAGCGAGGGGTTTGGTGATCAAGCACACCGCAGGAGACAACTACTAAAACTGCAGCAAGAGAAAAGACAGCAGACGTTTTTCCAGGCTAGAGGCATTATAGAGGGGGAGATATTTGAAGAAGATGACGACATGGATGGTGGAAATGGGGAGGACGAAATTGATGCAGGGAAAGCCCCACCAGTTGCCGCCATTGCTGCAGGAACTCTGCCAACCAAGAAGAAATCAAAACGTAAGAGAATTACTAATCCGTACAAAAACCAGCTAATGTTATCAGAATGGATGGTTGATGTACCAGAAGACTTGGCCACAGATTGGCTAATGGTGGTGTGTCCTGTAGGCAAGAGAAGTATGGTGGTTGCTGCCAGAGGAACATCAGTGGCTTATTCTCGTAGTGGCTATTGTCTGAACTGTTTCCCCTCCTATTTACCTGGAGGAAACAGAAGGGTGGACAACTGTCTTGGAGACTCAACGATTGTTGATTGTATTTTTGACGACCCAACACAGACTTACTATGTGTTGGACATCATGTGTTGGCGTAGTCACCCAGTGTGTGACAGCGAGGCACAGTTCCGTCGCTATTGGTTACAAACCAAATTGGCCGAGGAAGGCCATCGTGCACAAGAGGTGTGTCGAGTTAACCCACTAAAGTTTTTGCCTTTACAACACTTTGCTTGCGACAAGGACACTCTACAAAAACTCTTTGCAGAGCCTTGGCCACAATTCAAGGTTGATGGATTACTGTTTTTCCACAAGAAATCACTCTACATGAACAGACGATCTCCATTGGTGTTGTGGTTGAAAGTGAACATGGTACAAGACATTCTGGGGGTACCTGTGTCTCAGGATTTCCTACAATCTGCAGACTTGTCCGGGCCTACCTCCATTAACACAAATCAAATGGAAAGTTGA
- the LOC136243254 gene encoding G-protein coupled receptor 157-like, with protein sequence MEHGEFYNDEHNYRCSVSILNPKYEELRKWSAISSILSSSASVAGCLLIIVTYWCWRDLRTTSRTILLYIAIADLATALGYIFGSSTYLNCNFYNVTRDRCNSGTYDTSNGCQRSYPYLCKWQSFFTTWSSICSFFWTTILAFYLYMTIVHKMYKMVRKMMPLFHVLSWGVGLVLCTAAVIKHWLGPSVDNTAVSWCFISDEHYNNTESYGVNISVSFMQLLMGKGWEMTCYVLIVGFYLATKIYIEIEKRRPLHYPVYTTVLKLDKKVLFIPMVFLLVRVWGTIRFIISWSSLCDLKNACHSLHDFCSCENILYHPLIVFLQAIGDGAQGWANAILFVIFSAKVRGRLKHSIKNASWKLNSTSDRNEDITDYGTINPQEESPTASLTAATPTLLYSGSASPRNVK encoded by the exons ATGGAACACGGAGAGTTCTACAACGATGAACACAATTACCGTTGCAGTGTCAGCATCCTCAATCCTAAATATGAAGAGCTCAGGAAATGGTCTGCAATTTCTTCCATATTGTCTAGCTCAGCATCTGTGGCTGGATGTTTGTTGATCATCGTGACCTACTGGTGTTGGCGGGACCTGCGTACTACCTCGCGGACAATCCTTCTCTACATTGCAATAGCTGATCTCGCCACTGCTCTGGGATACATATTTGGTTCTTCGACATATTTGAACTGCAATTTCTACAATGTCACCAGAGACCGTTGTAACAGTGGTACGTACGACACCAGTAACGGGTGCCAACGCAGCTATCCCTACTTGTGCAAGTGGCAGAGTTTTTTCACCACCTGGTCATCAATATGTTCGTTCTTCTGGACTACCATACTAGCCTTCTACCTGTACATGACTATTGTACACAAAATGTACAAAATGGTCCGTAAAATGATGCCTCTATTCCATGTGTTGTCTTGGGGAGTGGGCCTGGTTCTGTGTACTGCTGCTGTGATAAAGCATTGGTTGGGACCATCAGTAGACAATACTGCTGTTAGCTGGTGCTTTATCAGTGATGAACATTACAATAACACTGAATCTTATGGTGTAAATATAAGTGTAAGCTTTATGCAACTGCTGATGGGCAAAGGATGGGAAATGACTTGTTATGTTCTTATTGTTGGATTCTACCTTGCAACAAAGATCTACATTGAAATTGAG AAACGACGACCATTACACTATCCTGTCTATACCACAGTCCTGAAGTTGGACAAGAAGGTGTTGTTCATTCCGATGGTGTTTCTATTGGTGCGTGTGTGGGGTACGATAAGATTCATCATCTCATGGTCGTCATTATGTGACCTCAAGAATGCATGCCATAGTCTCCATGATTTTTGTAGTTGTGAAAACATACTCTATCATCCTTTGATCGTCTTCCTGCAG GCTATTGGTGATGGAGCACAAGGATGGGCTAATGCCATTCTATTTGTCATCTTCTCAGCCAAGGTCAGAGGACGATTAAAGCACTCAATAAAGAATGCTTCCTGGAAGTTGAACTCCACATCTGATCGTAATGAAGACATAACTGATTATGGTACTATCAATCCTCAAGAGGAGAGTCCCACTGCATCCCTAACAGCAGCAACTCCGACACTATTATATAGTGGGAGTGCATCTCCTAGGAACGTGAAATGA